One Amycolatopsis sp. NBC_00355 genomic window carries:
- a CDS encoding glycosylhydrolase-like jelly roll fold domain-containing protein, protein MIENDPVRTTAIGDFRLSRRRMLALASAAAVAGTAGGWEFAYATPETSAAAGRFADPRPDSRPTVLWFWNGTVTTALVADGLADLRDKGIHEVLVFPFDTAALKPAFFTEDWFTIIEFTLREAQRRGMHLWLFNDDYFPSGRAAGLVVDGGKIGDRVYRPRPDLRLKGVGHQILTVPGGAPVPLISRGLSVSGGRLLVDAAARDGVTLLRDGAGWQDYDVVAKVRVESATAGLMVRSTDEGNGVLADLRTDGAVDFWQQTGGAFTQVRGGTPVPGFDPAADHELAVRVRGTTATVTLDGVAQPAVDGLKYASGRVGVRAVASQRSSWDSLTVRDAAGAALYTETFDSAAALDGFDLPATGVPLVAAAARPASSTDPATLVDLTAQARAGGTWTPPAGTWQLDLFTVRDLSTPTGTGRAYLDLLDDEAVRLFIDAVPGEYVRRFPWAPGAVLRGFADDEPYLASADGPFNTVPWSPTLDAELHALGTSPGIALTAVHDAGLGNAGLRLRGVFWRAVSNRFAAAYYKSQGQWLAGHGLKLISNPLWDEYGPGEQLRSSGNLNTNNQWAQVPGTDLIFDHYQRGYHRTLSRWPASTAHQLGLERVYLEAMGGTGWQVTPSFVREVVGAFAVRGVNHTLLHARFSDENQIVYPPPFQPANPWWAVSAPLNDWIGRLMEACRAPAKARTALLQPQRAVESTQDTPAMADLDTAFLSTAHALEDVQVDFDFLDEGALDADPALRTHARPSGPKLVVGQQGYGIVVVPRTPILAVGSVRTLIRFVRGGGTVVVVGEPPSREAGGDDAGLRAALAELFRARTAVRVADPVAAATAVATAGGAAAVLEPRHADVRVLRLESDGRPMFVVLSERADAVELTATFPATGVPEVWDPDTGTTAPVGVWRRAPSGSTATVLRLEPKATLLVVFRAGPEPAHAVSASAPVERVRADGRAATLRAVAPGPVSVTVNAGGRTLSGTATVSDPLTAIPSGGDWVFRFDRPDAPATTRPLGSWTDLEPAYSGSAWYEKDFDVTAATLAGRKWTLDLGEVHEVAEIEVNGTALGSRLWAPYRLDVTAALKPGRNRLRVRVTNTGANARGDVLASGLLGPVSLRPYRVVDVSLSPAAGPR, encoded by the coding sequence GTGATCGAGAACGACCCTGTACGCACCACGGCGATCGGCGACTTCAGGCTCTCCCGGCGGCGGATGCTCGCGCTCGCTTCGGCCGCGGCCGTCGCCGGGACGGCCGGTGGCTGGGAGTTCGCCTACGCCACGCCGGAAACCAGTGCCGCGGCGGGCCGCTTCGCCGACCCGCGCCCGGATTCCCGGCCCACCGTGCTGTGGTTCTGGAACGGCACCGTCACCACCGCCCTGGTCGCCGACGGGCTGGCGGACCTGCGGGACAAGGGCATCCACGAAGTCCTGGTCTTCCCGTTCGACACGGCGGCGCTGAAACCGGCCTTCTTCACCGAAGACTGGTTCACGATCATCGAGTTCACCCTGCGCGAGGCGCAGCGCCGTGGCATGCACCTGTGGCTGTTCAACGACGACTACTTCCCGAGCGGCCGCGCCGCCGGGCTGGTCGTGGACGGCGGCAAGATCGGCGACCGGGTTTACCGGCCGCGTCCGGACCTGCGGCTCAAGGGCGTCGGGCACCAGATCCTGACCGTCCCCGGCGGGGCCCCGGTGCCGCTGATCAGCCGGGGGCTTTCGGTGTCGGGCGGCCGGTTGCTGGTCGACGCCGCCGCCCGCGACGGCGTCACCCTGCTGCGCGACGGCGCCGGGTGGCAGGACTACGACGTCGTGGCGAAGGTCCGCGTGGAAAGCGCGACGGCCGGGCTCATGGTGCGCAGCACCGACGAGGGCAACGGCGTCCTCGCCGACCTGCGCACCGACGGCGCCGTCGACTTCTGGCAGCAGACCGGCGGCGCGTTCACCCAGGTCCGGGGCGGCACCCCGGTCCCCGGCTTCGACCCCGCCGCCGACCACGAACTGGCCGTGCGGGTCCGGGGGACGACCGCGACCGTGACGCTGGACGGCGTCGCGCAGCCCGCGGTGGACGGCCTGAAGTACGCGTCCGGCCGGGTCGGGGTGCGCGCCGTGGCGAGCCAGCGCTCGTCGTGGGACAGCCTGACCGTGCGCGACGCGGCGGGCGCGGCGCTGTACACGGAGACGTTCGACAGCGCCGCCGCCCTGGACGGCTTCGACCTGCCCGCGACCGGCGTCCCGCTGGTCGCCGCGGCCGCGCGGCCGGCGTCCTCGACGGATCCCGCCACGCTGGTGGACCTGACCGCGCAGGCCCGCGCGGGCGGCACGTGGACGCCGCCCGCCGGGACCTGGCAGCTGGACCTGTTCACCGTCCGCGACCTGAGCACCCCCACCGGTACCGGCCGCGCCTACCTCGACCTGCTCGACGACGAGGCGGTGCGCCTGTTCATCGACGCCGTGCCGGGGGAGTACGTGCGCCGGTTCCCGTGGGCGCCGGGCGCGGTGCTGCGCGGCTTCGCCGACGACGAGCCCTACCTCGCCTCGGCCGACGGGCCGTTCAACACGGTTCCGTGGTCGCCCACGCTGGACGCGGAACTGCACGCGCTCGGGACGTCACCGGGCATCGCGCTGACCGCGGTGCACGACGCCGGTCTCGGCAACGCCGGTCTGCGGCTGCGCGGCGTGTTCTGGCGCGCGGTGAGCAACCGGTTCGCGGCGGCGTACTACAAGAGCCAGGGCCAGTGGCTGGCCGGGCACGGCCTGAAGCTGATCTCCAACCCGCTGTGGGACGAGTACGGCCCGGGCGAGCAGCTGCGCAGCTCCGGCAACCTGAACACGAACAACCAGTGGGCACAGGTGCCGGGCACCGACCTGATCTTCGACCACTACCAGCGCGGGTACCACCGCACGCTGTCGCGCTGGCCGGCCAGCACCGCGCACCAGCTCGGGCTGGAGCGCGTCTACCTGGAGGCGATGGGCGGCACCGGCTGGCAGGTCACGCCGTCGTTCGTCCGCGAGGTGGTCGGCGCGTTCGCCGTGCGCGGGGTCAACCACACGCTGCTGCACGCGCGGTTCAGCGACGAGAACCAGATCGTCTACCCGCCGCCGTTCCAGCCGGCCAACCCGTGGTGGGCGGTGTCCGCGCCGCTCAACGACTGGATCGGCCGGCTGATGGAAGCCTGCCGCGCCCCGGCGAAGGCCCGCACCGCGCTGCTGCAGCCGCAGCGCGCCGTCGAGTCCACACAGGACACCCCGGCGATGGCCGACCTCGACACGGCGTTCCTGAGCACCGCCCACGCCCTCGAAGACGTCCAGGTCGACTTCGACTTCCTGGACGAAGGCGCGCTCGACGCCGACCCGGCGCTGCGGACGCACGCCCGGCCCAGCGGCCCGAAGCTGGTCGTGGGGCAGCAGGGGTACGGGATCGTCGTGGTGCCCCGGACGCCGATCCTCGCCGTCGGTTCGGTGCGGACGCTGATCCGGTTCGTCCGCGGCGGCGGCACGGTGGTCGTCGTCGGCGAACCGCCGAGCCGCGAGGCCGGCGGAGACGACGCGGGCCTGCGGGCCGCGCTGGCCGAGCTGTTCCGCGCGCGCACGGCGGTCCGGGTGGCCGACCCGGTGGCGGCCGCGACGGCCGTGGCCACCGCGGGTGGTGCGGCGGCGGTACTGGAACCGCGGCACGCCGACGTCCGGGTGCTGCGCCTCGAAAGCGACGGCCGGCCGATGTTCGTCGTGCTCAGCGAGCGCGCCGACGCCGTCGAGCTGACCGCGACCTTCCCGGCGACCGGCGTGCCCGAGGTGTGGGACCCCGACACCGGCACCACGGCACCCGTCGGCGTCTGGCGGCGGGCGCCGTCCGGGAGCACGGCGACCGTCCTGCGCTTGGAACCGAAAGCCACGCTGCTGGTCGTGTTCCGCGCCGGACCGGAACCCGCGCACGCGGTGAGCGCGTCGGCGCCGGTGGAGCGGGTGCGTGCCGACGGCCGGGCCGCGACCTTGCGCGCGGTCGCCCCGGGACCGGTCAGCGTTACGGTGAATGCGGGCGGCCGGACGCTTTCCGGAACTGCCACGGTTTCCGATCCGCTCACGGCCATTCCGTCCGGCGGGGACTGGGTGTTCCGCTTCGATCGTCCGGACGCGCCGGCGACCACGCGCCCCTTGGGTTCCTGGACCGACCTGGAACCGGCGTACTCCGGATCGGCTTGGTACGAAAAGGACTTCGATGTCACGGCCGCGACGTTGGCCGGTCGCAAGTGGACCCTGGACCTCGGCGAAGTCCACGAAGTGGCCGAGATCGAGGTCAACGGGACCGCACTCGGGTCGCGCTTGTGGGCGCCGTACCGGCTGGACGTCACCGCGGCCCTGAAGCCGGGCCGCAACCGGCTGCGGGTGCGGGTCACCAACACCGGCGCGAACGCGCGCGGCGACGTGCTCGCGTCCGGTTTGCTCGGTCCGGTGAGCCTCCGGCCGTACCGCGTCGTCGACGTCTCACTGTCCCCGGCGGCCGGACCGCGCTAG
- a CDS encoding SDR family NAD(P)-dependent oxidoreductase: protein MTTTLITGANRGLGKETARQLVAAGHTVYLGARDVDRGRAAADEVGARFVPLDVTDDASVAAAFDQLEGGLDVLVNNAGIALLALNGPEALAVFDTNAVGIVRVTEAALPLLRKSANPVVVNISSALGSFSANHDPARPASQVSAIVYGASKAAVSMLTVQYARAVPEVKFNAVEPGYTATLLGGVENPHGRPVEVSARTVVRMAVIGEDGPTGTFQEDDAELGW, encoded by the coding sequence ATGACCACCACATTGATCACCGGGGCCAACCGGGGCCTCGGCAAGGAAACCGCCCGCCAGCTCGTCGCCGCCGGGCACACCGTCTACCTCGGCGCCCGTGACGTCGACCGCGGCCGCGCGGCCGCCGACGAGGTCGGCGCCCGGTTCGTCCCGCTCGACGTCACCGACGACGCGTCCGTCGCCGCGGCCTTCGACCAGCTCGAAGGCGGGCTCGACGTGCTCGTCAACAACGCGGGCATCGCCCTGCTCGCCCTCAACGGCCCGGAGGCGCTGGCGGTGTTCGACACGAACGCGGTCGGGATCGTCCGCGTCACCGAGGCGGCGCTGCCGCTGCTGCGGAAGTCCGCCAACCCGGTCGTCGTGAACATCTCCAGCGCGCTGGGCTCGTTCTCGGCCAACCACGACCCCGCCCGGCCCGCGTCGCAGGTGTCGGCGATCGTCTACGGCGCGAGCAAGGCGGCCGTCTCGATGCTCACGGTCCAGTACGCGCGGGCGGTGCCTGAGGTGAAGTTCAACGCCGTCGAGCCGGGTTACACCGCGACCCTGCTCGGCGGCGTCGAGAACCCGCACGGCCGCCCGGTCGAGGTCAGCGCCCGGACCGTCGTCCGGATGGCCGTCATCGGCGAGGACGGGCCGACGGGCACCTTCCAGGAGGACGACGCCGAGCTCGGCTGGTGA
- a CDS encoding multicopper oxidase domain-containing protein has product MATVLGCLQPVPAGAFLQGHYSMLAAHRMSGMLFALAPGPYDADWKDTVDVRPSEAVEVAVKFTDYAGRYMLHCHNLEHEDMAMMADFSTQ; this is encoded by the coding sequence GTGGCGACTGTGCTCGGTTGCCTGCAGCCGGTGCCGGCCGGCGCCTTCCTGCAGGGCCACTATTCGATGCTGGCCGCGCACCGCATGTCGGGCATGCTCTTCGCGCTGGCGCCGGGCCCGTACGACGCGGACTGGAAGGACACGGTCGACGTCCGCCCGTCGGAGGCGGTCGAGGTGGCGGTGAAGTTCACCGACTACGCGGGCCGGTACATGCTGCACTGCCACAACCTCGAACACGAGGACATGGCGATGATGGCGGACTTCTCGACGCAGTAG
- a CDS encoding SRPBCC family protein, which yields MRFRSALIAIPLAAAGIFGVTAAAPADAATSLTCRGAGIDAAAQLHHRTETLIKAPLSTVWKRHTDVEGWPSWQNAVTSMKRLDPGPLRPGSRFRWTTPAPATPTTPATTLVITSTVQQVKPGQCIRWTGPAIGDGLSIDRGVHVWTFTPVRGGVLVSTEESWTGAQIETDPATAIRYLAPGLDAWLAALKTAAETC from the coding sequence ATGCGCTTCCGTTCCGCTCTGATCGCGATCCCGCTGGCCGCCGCCGGGATCTTCGGCGTCACCGCTGCCGCCCCGGCCGACGCCGCGACGAGCCTGACCTGCCGCGGCGCCGGGATCGACGCCGCCGCCCAGCTCCACCACCGGACCGAGACGCTGATCAAGGCGCCGCTGAGCACCGTCTGGAAACGGCACACCGACGTCGAGGGCTGGCCGTCCTGGCAGAACGCCGTCACCAGCATGAAGCGGCTCGATCCGGGCCCGCTGCGGCCGGGCTCGCGGTTCCGGTGGACGACGCCGGCCCCCGCCACGCCCACCACCCCGGCGACGACCCTCGTCATCACCTCGACCGTCCAGCAGGTCAAGCCGGGTCAGTGCATCCGCTGGACCGGGCCGGCGATCGGTGACGGCCTGAGCATCGACCGCGGCGTCCACGTCTGGACCTTCACCCCGGTCCGGGGCGGTGTCCTCGTCAGCACCGAGGAGAGCTGGACCGGCGCGCAGATCGAGACCGACCCGGCCACCGCGATCCGGTACCTCGCCCCGGGCCTCGACGCCTGGCTGGCCGCGCTCAAGACCGCCGCCGAAACCTGCTGA
- a CDS encoding TetR family transcriptional regulator, with protein sequence MSPRTVNWAASRTRRNGEPEVEGLRERKKRLMRQQLSDTATEMFVERGFDAVRVAEIAEACGVSEKTVFNYFPTKESLILDHPDAALTALRADLAEPGVSPVEAALRILAEERAAVLSWLAEQDDPAEAITKSRRFGLLIATTPALRAHRLEMTEQLVVAAAEALAERAGTTPDDPEPRVLATALVALWQIQFRSMAKHLDVTRTAEQVEDLVSADVGRAAGLVAAGLAALPEFAGEA encoded by the coding sequence ATGAGTCCGCGAACGGTGAACTGGGCGGCCTCGCGCACCCGGCGCAACGGGGAGCCCGAGGTCGAGGGGTTGCGAGAGCGCAAGAAGCGCCTGATGCGCCAGCAGCTCTCGGACACGGCGACGGAGATGTTCGTCGAGCGGGGTTTCGACGCCGTGCGCGTGGCGGAGATCGCCGAGGCGTGCGGGGTGTCGGAGAAGACCGTCTTCAACTACTTCCCGACCAAGGAGTCGCTGATCCTCGACCACCCGGACGCGGCGCTGACCGCGCTGCGGGCCGACTTGGCCGAGCCCGGCGTGTCCCCGGTCGAAGCGGCGCTGCGGATCCTCGCGGAGGAACGCGCCGCCGTCCTGTCCTGGCTCGCCGAGCAGGACGACCCGGCCGAGGCGATCACGAAGTCCCGGCGGTTCGGGCTGCTGATCGCGACCACGCCGGCCCTGCGCGCGCACCGCCTGGAGATGACCGAGCAGCTCGTCGTGGCCGCCGCCGAGGCCTTGGCCGAGCGGGCCGGGACCACGCCGGACGACCCGGAACCGCGGGTGCTGGCGACCGCGCTCGTCGCGCTCTGGCAGATCCAGTTCCGGTCGATGGCCAAGCACCTCGATGTCACCCGCACGGCAGAGCAGGTCGAGGACTTGGTCTCGGCCGACGTCGGGCGGGCGGCGGGACTCGTCGCAGCCGGGCTCGCGGCTCTCCCGGAGTTCGCGGGAGAAGCCTGA
- a CDS encoding helix-turn-helix transcriptional regulator, giving the protein METWEFGRMVRRWRDRVAPETAGVPVGRRRRATGLRREELAGLAGISADYLTRLEQGRATSPSVQVVEALARALRLADGERDLLFRLAGHAAPGLDVVPSRITPSVQRLLDRLAHTPVAVYDATWTLVVANAAYDALMGETTAWRGIERNAVWRHLAGPGTRAVHTPAEHAEFVAQLVADLRLNVARYPADRSVTRLVEQLSRTPRFVELWDAGAPGPAQETSRHKVVDHPLVGRITLDCDTLIVAADDLRIMVYTAEPGTEDAERLDLAIVLGTQTLV; this is encoded by the coding sequence GTGGAGACGTGGGAGTTCGGCCGGATGGTGCGCCGCTGGCGCGACCGCGTCGCGCCCGAGACGGCCGGGGTGCCGGTGGGCCGGCGCCGCCGCGCGACGGGCCTGCGCCGCGAGGAACTCGCCGGTCTCGCGGGGATCTCCGCCGACTACCTGACCCGCCTGGAACAGGGGCGCGCGACCTCGCCGTCGGTGCAGGTCGTGGAGGCGCTGGCGCGTGCCCTGCGCCTGGCCGACGGGGAGCGCGACCTGCTGTTCCGGCTGGCCGGGCACGCCGCGCCCGGGCTCGACGTCGTCCCGTCGCGGATCACCCCGAGCGTCCAGCGCCTGCTCGACCGGCTGGCGCACACGCCGGTCGCCGTCTACGACGCGACCTGGACGCTCGTCGTCGCCAACGCGGCCTACGACGCGCTGATGGGGGAGACGACGGCCTGGCGCGGGATCGAACGCAACGCCGTCTGGCGCCACCTCGCCGGCCCCGGCACGCGCGCGGTCCACACCCCGGCGGAACACGCCGAATTCGTGGCGCAGCTGGTCGCCGACCTGCGGCTGAACGTGGCGCGGTACCCCGCCGACCGGAGCGTCACCCGGCTCGTCGAGCAGCTGTCGCGGACGCCGCGGTTCGTCGAACTCTGGGACGCCGGCGCGCCCGGGCCGGCCCAGGAGACGTCGAGGCACAAGGTCGTCGACCACCCGCTGGTCGGCCGCATCACCCTCGACTGCGACACGCTCATCGTGGCCGCGGACGACCTGCGCATCATGGTCTACACGGCCGAACCGGGCACCGAGGACGCCGAGCGCCTCGACCTGGCGATCGTGCTCGGTACGCAGACGCTCGTCTGA
- a CDS encoding TetR/AcrR family transcriptional regulator produces MTDPAGQSPRERYRAQVRAEIKQHAWEQIAAAGVPALSLNAIAKQVGMSGPALYRYFASRDELITALIRDAYRSLADTVREARSSGAGLAELAHVVRDWGRSDPQRYFLIYGTPVPGYHAPDDITAISFEVMTVLLDASDALPEDRQQTPFDTHLETHRDWAANHPADAATLHRALSFWTRLHGVLSLELAGHFAGMKFDPDLLIDEELKALLEN; encoded by the coding sequence ATGACGGATCCAGCTGGTCAGAGCCCACGTGAGCGCTACCGGGCCCAGGTGCGCGCGGAGATCAAGCAGCACGCGTGGGAGCAGATCGCCGCGGCGGGCGTGCCGGCGCTGTCGCTCAACGCGATCGCCAAGCAGGTGGGCATGAGCGGCCCGGCGCTGTACCGGTACTTCGCGAGCCGCGACGAGCTGATCACCGCCCTGATCCGCGACGCCTACCGAAGCCTCGCCGACACGGTCCGAGAGGCCCGCTCCTCGGGTGCCGGGCTGGCGGAGCTGGCCCACGTCGTGCGGGACTGGGGGCGCAGTGACCCGCAGCGGTACTTCCTCATCTACGGCACCCCGGTCCCCGGCTACCACGCACCGGACGACATCACGGCGATCTCGTTCGAGGTCATGACGGTGCTCCTCGACGCGAGCGACGCGCTACCGGAGGACCGCCAGCAGACCCCGTTCGACACGCACCTCGAGACCCACCGCGACTGGGCCGCGAATCACCCGGCGGACGCCGCGACGTTGCACCGGGCGCTGTCGTTCTGGACGCGCCTGCACGGCGTGCTGTCCCTGGAACTGGCCGGCCACTTCGCGGGCATGAAGTTCGACCCGGACCTGCTGATCGACGAGGAACTCAAGGCCCTGCTGGAAAACTGA
- a CDS encoding phosphocholine-specific phospholipase C produces the protein MTDVNRRRFLQLTGGTAALSVISGSIARAAEIPAHHRTGTLRDVEHIVVLMQENRSFDHYFGTMRGVRGFGDPRPATLSSGKPVWAQPDGDRDILPFHPDADNLGLQFIQDLPHSWNDTHTAWNQGRYDKWVPAKGSTTMAYLTREDIPFHYALADAFTICDSYHCSFMGSTDPNRYYMWTGFTGNDGTGGGPVLGNDEKGYSWTTYPERLEKAGVSWKIYQDVGDGLDAAGGWGWIDDAYRGNYGDNSLLYFNSYRNAKPGDPLYDKARTGTNAKAGDGYFDRLRADVKAGTLPQVSWITAPEAFCEHPNWPVNYGAWYLAQVLDALTANPEVWSKTALLVTYDENDGFFDHVLPPYATAGQSTVDTTGEIFAGSASNPGGPYGLGQRVPMMVVSPWSKGGWVCSETFDHTSIIRFIERRFGVAEPNITPWRRSVCGDLTSAFDFARTDVHVPRLPDTAAYAPPDRERHPDYVPAVPAKGVLPKQERGSRPARALPYDLAADARVHGDQLTLSFANHGRAGAAFVVTSPAADPRTYTVGAGRSLSGAVPAAGGYDFTAHGPNSFLRQFRGAVAGPEVSARQDGGCVELTLTNPGSATVRLTITDAYGRRSTTRQLRPGARAVERVDTGRSGNWYDVSVTSDKDAKFLRRLAGHLENGRPSTSDPAILTR, from the coding sequence ATGACGGACGTCAACCGCAGGCGGTTCTTGCAGCTCACCGGCGGCACCGCTGCCCTTTCGGTCATTTCGGGCAGTATCGCCCGCGCGGCGGAGATCCCCGCCCACCACCGCACGGGCACCCTGCGCGACGTCGAGCACATCGTGGTCCTGATGCAGGAGAACCGGTCGTTCGACCACTACTTCGGCACGATGCGCGGCGTCCGCGGCTTCGGCGACCCGCGGCCGGCGACGCTGTCCTCGGGCAAGCCCGTCTGGGCGCAGCCGGACGGCGATCGCGACATCCTGCCCTTCCACCCCGACGCGGACAACCTGGGCCTGCAGTTCATCCAGGACCTCCCGCACAGCTGGAACGACACGCACACGGCGTGGAACCAGGGCAGGTACGACAAGTGGGTGCCCGCCAAGGGCTCGACCACGATGGCCTACCTGACCCGCGAGGACATCCCGTTCCACTACGCGCTGGCCGACGCGTTCACGATCTGCGACAGCTACCACTGCTCGTTCATGGGCTCCACCGACCCGAACCGCTACTACATGTGGACCGGCTTCACCGGCAACGACGGCACCGGCGGCGGGCCGGTCCTGGGCAACGACGAAAAGGGCTACTCCTGGACGACCTACCCCGAGCGCCTGGAGAAGGCCGGCGTGTCGTGGAAGATCTACCAGGACGTCGGTGACGGTCTCGACGCCGCCGGGGGCTGGGGCTGGATCGACGACGCCTACCGCGGCAACTACGGCGACAACTCGTTGCTGTACTTCAACTCCTACCGCAACGCGAAGCCCGGCGACCCGCTGTACGACAAGGCCCGCACCGGCACGAACGCGAAGGCCGGCGACGGGTACTTCGACCGGTTGCGCGCCGACGTCAAGGCCGGGACGCTGCCCCAGGTCTCGTGGATCACCGCGCCGGAGGCGTTCTGCGAACACCCGAACTGGCCGGTGAACTACGGCGCCTGGTACCTCGCGCAGGTGCTCGACGCGCTCACCGCGAACCCGGAGGTCTGGAGCAAGACGGCGCTGCTGGTCACCTACGACGAGAACGACGGCTTCTTCGACCACGTGCTCCCGCCGTACGCGACGGCCGGCCAGTCCACTGTGGACACGACGGGGGAGATCTTCGCGGGCTCGGCGTCGAACCCGGGTGGCCCGTACGGCCTCGGCCAGCGCGTGCCGATGATGGTCGTGTCGCCGTGGAGCAAGGGCGGCTGGGTGTGCTCCGAGACGTTCGACCACACGTCGATCATCCGGTTCATCGAACGGCGCTTCGGGGTGGCCGAACCGAACATCACGCCGTGGCGGCGGTCGGTGTGCGGTGACCTGACGTCGGCGTTCGACTTCGCGCGCACGGACGTCCACGTGCCGAGGCTGCCGGACACGGCCGCCTACGCGCCGCCGGACCGCGAGCGGCACCCGGACTACGTGCCCGCCGTGCCCGCGAAAGGCGTGTTGCCGAAGCAGGAACGCGGGTCGCGCCCGGCGCGGGCCCTGCCGTACGACCTGGCCGCTGACGCGCGTGTGCACGGCGACCAGCTGACGCTGAGTTTCGCCAACCACGGCCGGGCGGGCGCGGCGTTCGTCGTGACGTCGCCGGCGGCGGACCCGCGGACGTACACCGTGGGCGCCGGACGCTCGCTGTCCGGCGCGGTGCCCGCCGCCGGCGGGTACGACTTCACCGCCCACGGCCCGAACAGCTTCCTGCGGCAGTTCCGGGGCGCCGTCGCCGGGCCCGAGGTGAGCGCCCGCCAGGACGGCGGCTGCGTCGAGCTGACCCTGACCAACCCCGGGTCCGCCACGGTCCGGCTGACGATCACGGACGCGTACGGCCGCCGCTCGACGACCCGGCAGCTGCGGCCGGGCGCGCGGGCTGTCGAGAGGGTGGACACCGGGCGGAGCGGCAACTGGTACGACGTCTCCGTGACGTCGGACAAGGACGCGAAGTTCCTGCGCCGCCTGGCCGGTCACCTCGAGAACGGCCGTCCCAGCACCAGCGACCCGGCGATCCTCACGCGGTGA